CAGAGTACTCCATCCTGCGGGCAGTGATGGAGGCAGCCAGATTAATGAAGCTGCGGGAGGGTGTGGTCCGGAGGGGGGAGGACAGGGGAAGGGTGGCACGCCGTGCTGACAGGACCCCACAGCTGCCCAGGTgtctgggaggaggagaagagagaaaatgtgTTAATCTTTGGTAAAGTACACTGGTCTTATGCTCACATAGGTTTAACCAC
The sequence above is a segment of the Salvelinus sp. IW2-2015 unplaced genomic scaffold, ASM291031v2 Un_scaffold14497, whole genome shotgun sequence genome. Coding sequences within it:
- the LOC112080276 gene encoding coenzyme Q-binding protein COQ10 homolog, mitochondrial gives rise to the protein MANKITPLLFRALVEMSEVHSSKVVRGNPNRANIRHLGSCGVLSARRATLPLSSPLRTTPSRSFINLAASITARRMEYSESRTLG